In the genome of Bradyrhizobium arachidis, one region contains:
- a CDS encoding acyl-CoA dehydrogenase family protein: MSQIDLAWGGGPSGRYEALAAPFRPLFKSIREGAVSRDVERRLPYDEIKALRDAGFTSVRVSRDFGGAAANLPELFNLLIELSEADSNVTNSVRAHFGFTEDVVNSPDPERRELWLRRIGAKTFFGNGHSEIGDAKLQAFSTTVSSKGGQLILNGKKYYTTGTLFADWINVAAQHENGDPVSVVVSRHSPGVEVLDDWDGFGQALTASGTALFKDVPVEGNRVVEVAERFKYSNPFYQLFHLATLAGIARAAANDVAALVRKRTRVFSHGNASSAAADPQILQVIGRVRGNAYAAGAIVLKVAEALQRAHEAQLAGDPDRTAAAIAIAEIELDQSVTVISDLVLEATTIIFDALGASSTARNLGLDRYWRNARTIVTHNPRVYRDRIVGDFAVNGTPPPGQYRIGTP, encoded by the coding sequence CACTCGCCGCACCGTTCCGTCCGCTGTTCAAGTCGATCAGAGAGGGAGCGGTCTCGCGAGACGTGGAACGTCGCCTGCCTTACGACGAGATCAAGGCGTTACGGGACGCAGGCTTCACGTCGGTCCGCGTGTCGCGGGATTTTGGCGGTGCAGCAGCGAACCTTCCCGAACTATTCAACCTGTTGATCGAATTGTCGGAGGCCGATTCAAACGTGACGAACTCCGTCCGGGCGCATTTCGGCTTCACGGAGGACGTCGTCAATTCGCCAGATCCCGAGCGACGCGAGCTTTGGTTGCGCCGGATCGGCGCGAAGACGTTCTTCGGGAACGGGCACAGCGAGATCGGGGACGCCAAGCTCCAGGCCTTCTCGACGACAGTGTCGAGCAAGGGCGGTCAATTGATTCTGAACGGCAAGAAGTACTACACGACCGGTACGCTCTTTGCCGACTGGATCAACGTAGCGGCCCAGCACGAGAATGGGGATCCGGTCAGTGTGGTCGTTTCGCGCCATTCGCCGGGTGTTGAGGTTCTTGACGACTGGGACGGCTTCGGGCAGGCTTTGACCGCGAGCGGAACGGCTCTGTTCAAGGACGTTCCCGTTGAGGGCAATCGGGTCGTCGAGGTTGCTGAACGCTTCAAATATTCCAATCCGTTCTATCAACTCTTCCATCTTGCCACGCTCGCCGGCATCGCACGCGCGGCGGCCAACGACGTGGCGGCGCTGGTGAGGAAGAGAACGCGGGTCTTCAGTCATGGCAACGCGAGTAGCGCCGCGGCCGACCCGCAGATTCTCCAGGTGATCGGACGGGTGCGCGGAAACGCGTACGCGGCCGGCGCAATTGTCCTCAAGGTTGCCGAAGCGCTGCAACGGGCGCATGAGGCGCAACTGGCCGGTGACCCCGATCGCACAGCCGCCGCGATCGCGATCGCCGAGATCGAGCTCGATCAGTCCGTAACCGTCATCTCGGATCTCGTTCTGGAGGCAACAACGATCATCTTCGACGCGCTCGGTGCGTCTTCGACGGCAAGAAATCTCGGGCTCGACCGGTACTGGCGGAATGCCAGGACCATCGTGACGCACAACCCGCGCGTCTATCGCGATCGCATCGTCGGCGATTTTGCTGTCAACGGAACGCCGCCGCCGGGCCAATACCGGATCGGGACGCCATAG